The genomic window CGGCCAGCGTGGCGGGGACGACGCCCCGGCGGACGCCCTCGCGGCCGGCGTGGACGGCGGCGACCACACCGGCGACCGGGTCGGCCAGGAGCACCGGCACGCAGTCGGCGACCAGCACGCACAGCACCAGGCCCGGGGTGCGGGTCACCAGCGCGTCGGTGGCGGGCAGCGGGCCCTCGACCGGCCCGTCGACGACGGCGACGCCGGTGCCGTGGACCTGGTCCATCCACACCAGCCGCTCGCCGGGCACGCCGATCTCGCGGGCCAGGCGCTCGCGGTTGGCCGCGACGTCGACGGGGTCGTCGCCGACGTGGCCGCCGAGGTTGAACGCGTCGTGGGGCGGACGCGAGCGGCCGCCCCGCCGGTCGGTGACCACCCTGCGGGGGCGCACCGCCGGCGGGGCAGGTGACGTGCTGGAACGGCCCCCGTGCAGGGGCCCGCCCTGAGCGGAGCGAGGGGTGGGGGGCACGGGGGTCCTTCTACTGGCGCAGGAACTCCGGGATGTCGAGCTCCTCCTCGAAGTCCTCGTTGCCCAGCGGCCGGCGGCCGGCCGACGCTGCGCTCGCCGCGGCGTTCTGCACCGGCGGCAGCGGCGGGACGGTGATCCCGCCGCCCGGAGGCGGGGCCTGCCGGACCGGCGCCGGGGCGGGTGCCGGCGCGGCGGCCGGTGCCACGGGCGCCGGCGGGACGTGCCCGACGAGGCGCTCCCCCGTCGCCCGCGGCGGGGCGGGGGCGACCGGCGGCGACGCGCTGAACCGGCTCGGCGCCGCGGCCGGGGGCGCCGCCGGGACCGACGCGACGGCGCCGTCCTTGCGGGCCGAGGGCCGGCCGCCGTCGAAGCCCGCGGCGATGACGGTCACGCGGACCTCGTCGCCCAGGGCGTCGTCGATCACCGCACCGAAGATGATGTTGGCGTCGGCGTGCGCGGCGTCCGAGACCAGCGAGGCGGCCTCGTTGATCTCGAACAGGCCGAGGTCCGACCCGCCGGAGATCGACAGCAGGACGCCGTGGGCGCCCTCCATCGAGGCCTCCAGCAGCGGGCTGGCGATGGCCTGCTCGGCCGCGAGCAGCGCGCGGTTGTCGCCGCGGGCGCTGCCGATGCCCATGAGCGCCGAGCCCGCCCCGGACATGACCGACTTGACGTCGGCGAAGTCCAGGTTGATCAGGCCGGGCGTGGTGATCAGGTCGGTGATGCCCTGGACACCGGAGAGCAGCACCTGGTCGGCGGTGCGGAAGGCGTCCATCACGCTGACGTTGCGGTCACCGAGCTGCAGCAGCCGGTCGTTGGGGATGACGATGAGCGTGTCGCACTCGTTGCGCAGCTCCTCGATCCCCGACTCGGCCTGCACCGCGCGGCGCTTGCCCTCGAAGGAGAACGGCCGGGTCACCACACCGATGGTCAGCGCGCCGAGCTTGCGGGCGATCGAGGCGACGACGGGCGCACCGCCGGTGCCGGTGCCGCCGCCCTCGCCGGCGGTCACGAAGACCATGTCGGCGCCCTTGAGCACCTCCTCGATCTCCTCGCGGTGGTCCTCGGCGGCCTGCCGGCCGACGTCGGGCTGCGCGCCGGCGCCGAGGCCGCGGGTGAGCTCGCGGCCGACGTCGAGCTTGACGTCGGCGTCGCTCATCAGCAGCGCCTGCGCGTCGGTGTTGATGGCGATGAACTCCACCCCCTTCAGACCGACCTCGATCATCCGGTTGACCGCGTTCACGCCGCCGCCGCCGATGCCGACGACCTTGATGACCGCGAGGTAGTTGTGCGGAGGTGTCATGTGGGGCTCCCGACCTCGACCCTCATCCTCAAGTGGAGACTTAGTGTTATGTCAACTGGGTCGACGCGGACGAAGTTAGGTGGGGCGCGTCCGGCCCTACAAGCACCCTCCCCGGCCCGGCGTGTCGCGACCACGACACCTCACGGACACCGGGCGACCCGGTGGTCACATCTGCACCACTGTGGGTGACGACCCGCCTGTCCCAGGCCTCATCCCCGGCTCGAGAGTCGCTCCACGAGCGGGACCAGGACGAATCGGATCCGTGCT from Geodermatophilus normandii includes these protein-coding regions:
- the ftsZ gene encoding cell division protein FtsZ, with amino-acid sequence MTPPHNYLAVIKVVGIGGGGVNAVNRMIEVGLKGVEFIAINTDAQALLMSDADVKLDVGRELTRGLGAGAQPDVGRQAAEDHREEIEEVLKGADMVFVTAGEGGGTGTGGAPVVASIARKLGALTIGVVTRPFSFEGKRRAVQAESGIEELRNECDTLIVIPNDRLLQLGDRNVSVMDAFRTADQVLLSGVQGITDLITTPGLINLDFADVKSVMSGAGSALMGIGSARGDNRALLAAEQAIASPLLEASMEGAHGVLLSISGGSDLGLFEINEAASLVSDAAHADANIIFGAVIDDALGDEVRVTVIAAGFDGGRPSARKDGAVASVPAAPPAAAPSRFSASPPVAPAPPRATGERLVGHVPPAPVAPAAAPAPAPAPVRQAPPPGGGITVPPLPPVQNAAASAASAGRRPLGNEDFEEELDIPEFLRQ
- the pgeF gene encoding peptidoglycan editing factor PgeF translates to MRPRRVVTDRRGGRSRPPHDAFNLGGHVGDDPVDVAANRERLAREIGVPGERLVWMDQVHGTGVAVVDGPVEGPLPATDALVTRTPGLVLCVLVADCVPVLLADPVAGVVAAVHAGREGVRRGVVPATLAAMARLGSRPSDTTALLGPAVCGADYEVPREMQAEVARVAPAAAVRTRRGTPGLDLRAGLAELLTRAGLPQVVHDPRCTVEDRRLFSHRRDGVTGRQAGVTWLG